In Enterobacter pseudoroggenkampii, one genomic interval encodes:
- the dpdF gene encoding protein DpdF has translation MDTQWLQLRAVLNGEHDEKDGISGQFFTRLLYCLDDDQAGESDRLHAFYDALQCARVHGLVPLMLPYRHLTENAALSRFGLYRHRDYPGELLLERGAEALDANLLAVWQGEKRRFLESPPLDTILPAVLNDPRYTHYTSVGQQQAVRTVLTSPQDKTLLVNLPTGAGKTFVIHAQMLTSPRRHLTLVIVPTVALAIEQALRAKEVMQRAGEDHGGSYVWHSGLGPEARSEMKARLAAGEQRVLFCSPEAATGGLLLQLFSLAQRGLLGAVMVDEAHLIDQWGAEFRPEFQLLAPLVKSLMATSPDPIKVVLLSATFSQSTQDTLKALFASSRADAVIDINGSFLRPEPAWFVSEAAHYDDYLVQVEAAIARLPAPMIIYTTEVEQAKFWHQYLRERGYRRCGLFHGATPMHEREGLIHAWRDDALDIMIATSAFGVGMDKSNVRTVLHVAVPENLDRLYQESGRGGRDGNASVAQIIFYHQQLRVARTLNRTKLIGAGKGFLRWSKMHQHRKQHRPGFFTVPLRAKHHDIRMDSQGNVDWNLRTLLLMQRAGFIDIAYPAPDLSTISADERDDEKVQAWFDDYFSHIQVSVRRDGHLDETQWQAGIQAHRAHELSMRQRGFSVLSEWLNNLSNPLCQQLAEFYTLDGYVPEQACGGCPACREQGRPPFTPTLGRIAHVIGNVSHASVGYDRRVRYQTTLTSRLLLRQWTDWVARLLAGQQVQAIRASQSTLSLLSAVLPAGLPFWCSLAPDEENNRWHELVLVLPGEALPELDIFASINRIIVAPEQLQEPGYRGRRWWEVDQGAVTLEQFQRSIF, from the coding sequence ATGGATACTCAGTGGCTACAACTCCGTGCGGTGCTGAACGGCGAGCACGATGAAAAAGACGGGATTAGCGGGCAATTTTTTACCCGCCTCCTGTACTGTCTGGACGATGATCAGGCTGGAGAGAGCGACCGCCTGCATGCGTTCTATGATGCTTTGCAGTGCGCTCGGGTGCACGGTCTGGTTCCGTTAATGCTTCCGTATCGGCATCTAACGGAAAATGCCGCACTGAGCCGTTTTGGTCTGTACCGGCATCGGGATTATCCCGGCGAACTCCTGCTGGAGCGTGGTGCTGAAGCGCTGGATGCGAATTTGCTTGCGGTATGGCAGGGAGAAAAGCGCCGTTTTCTTGAGTCTCCTCCCCTGGATACGATTCTCCCCGCTGTACTCAATGATCCGCGTTACACGCACTACACCTCCGTCGGGCAGCAGCAGGCGGTGCGTACGGTACTGACCAGCCCGCAGGATAAGACGCTGTTGGTGAATCTGCCTACTGGGGCGGGGAAAACCTTTGTTATTCATGCCCAGATGCTGACATCACCCCGCCGGCACCTGACGCTGGTGATTGTCCCTACCGTGGCGTTGGCGATTGAACAAGCGCTGCGTGCGAAAGAGGTGATGCAGCGGGCAGGCGAGGATCACGGCGGGAGTTACGTCTGGCATAGTGGGCTTGGCCCCGAGGCGCGCAGTGAGATGAAGGCGCGACTGGCTGCGGGCGAGCAGCGGGTGCTGTTTTGCTCCCCAGAGGCGGCAACCGGTGGGCTGCTGCTGCAACTCTTTTCACTGGCCCAGCGCGGCCTGCTTGGCGCGGTGATGGTGGACGAAGCGCACCTGATCGATCAGTGGGGGGCGGAATTCCGCCCAGAGTTTCAGTTGCTGGCACCGCTGGTGAAATCGCTGATGGCGACCTCACCGGATCCCATCAAAGTGGTTCTGCTGTCCGCGACCTTCAGCCAAAGTACGCAGGATACGTTAAAAGCGCTGTTTGCGAGTTCACGTGCGGACGCCGTTATTGATATTAACGGTAGTTTTTTGCGCCCGGAGCCCGCCTGGTTTGTCAGCGAAGCCGCTCACTATGACGATTATCTGGTTCAGGTGGAAGCAGCCATCGCTCGTCTGCCGGCGCCGATGATTATTTACACCACTGAAGTGGAGCAGGCGAAGTTCTGGCATCAGTACCTGCGTGAACGTGGCTACCGCCGCTGCGGTTTGTTCCATGGCGCCACCCCAATGCATGAACGCGAAGGACTGATTCATGCCTGGCGTGACGATGCGCTGGATATCATGATCGCCACGTCGGCCTTCGGCGTAGGGATGGACAAAAGCAATGTCCGCACGGTGCTGCATGTGGCGGTGCCGGAAAACCTCGATCGCCTCTATCAGGAAAGCGGTCGTGGCGGGCGTGACGGCAACGCTTCGGTTGCCCAGATTATTTTCTACCATCAGCAGTTGCGGGTGGCGCGCACCTTAAACCGCACCAAATTGATTGGCGCTGGTAAGGGCTTCTTGCGCTGGTCGAAAATGCACCAGCATCGTAAACAACATCGGCCAGGCTTCTTTACCGTGCCGTTACGGGCTAAGCACCACGATATCCGTATGGATTCACAGGGTAACGTCGACTGGAACCTGCGTACCCTGCTATTGATGCAGCGAGCCGGGTTTATCGATATCGCCTACCCCGCGCCGGATTTAAGCACTATCAGCGCGGACGAGCGCGATGATGAGAAGGTGCAGGCCTGGTTCGACGACTATTTCAGCCATATTCAGGTTTCTGTTCGCCGTGACGGGCATCTCGATGAAACGCAGTGGCAAGCCGGCATTCAGGCGCATCGTGCACATGAACTCTCCATGCGCCAGCGCGGCTTTAGCGTGCTGAGCGAATGGTTAAACAATTTGTCTAACCCGCTGTGCCAGCAGTTAGCCGAGTTTTATACCCTTGACGGCTACGTACCCGAGCAGGCGTGTGGCGGGTGCCCTGCCTGCCGTGAGCAGGGGCGGCCGCCGTTTACTCCTACTCTTGGGCGAATCGCTCATGTTATCGGCAATGTTTCACATGCGTCAGTGGGATACGATCGGCGCGTGCGCTACCAGACCACTCTGACCAGCCGACTGCTGCTGCGTCAGTGGACAGACTGGGTCGCGCGCCTGCTGGCCGGTCAACAGGTTCAGGCGATCCGGGCAAGTCAGAGTACGTTGAGCCTGTTGAGCGCGGTGCTGCCCGCCGGGCTACCGTTCTGGTGCTCGCTGGCGCCTGATGAAGAGAACAACCGCTGGCATGAACTGGTGTTGGTTCTTCCTGGGGAAGCCCTGCCTGAGCTGGATATTTTTGCCAGCATCAACCGAATTATCGTCGCCCCTGAACAGTTGCAGGAGCCGGGCTATCGTGGTCGCCGATGGTGGGAAGTCGATCAGGGCGCCGTGACGTTAGAACAATTTCAAAGGAGCATTTTCTAG